The Aedes albopictus strain Foshan chromosome 1, AalbF5, whole genome shotgun sequence genomic interval GAACTTCGATCGTAGACACTGGACAAGTTCTTCCGTTTTTGGATATGATTTTGAGGCGACTTAACaacgctagccatgatggtctccaatagcggaaggtccgaaagagcttgaaactattgagaaatcatcatgtctacaggtcgtaagccctgataaagtgtggaacgttttgatggctgtgatccctgaccatcatgtcaaaacccagggatacccaagtgaccatactgttagggtgtaggggttgcatgtgtgaggcgcatatattgacaggcattgctatggaccgttagggctgagtagggtcgaggaatggatctacgattgctgaattatactgaaaaagtcgtgattcagcagtggtggcaccgctttccgcttttgttcgcccttggtggtttgtgtggggtggtgcgtgtcgatgtgtgtgtgctttgtgcgtgcggtgcttacggcttcagcagggtggttacttgggtagtgtgggataattggatttgggactgagggggtcgtcgttgataaggccgacatcattgagtgctcagtgttggcggttgtattggtgacgatttcttcagccttaagatctcatttataccacgcacagatttatgggaagagggagtactttgtaatgcaagagagagatttaaactctgcgttacgggttggacgaggtcatgcagatagactcaacccaggtgaccgtgcggctcgaacagtgatgcatgaatgagtgcggtgtgggtgaggtgcgctgccctgtgggtgcagttgagtccgggttggagtggaaagagacccttctctactctaggtcggtttcggttgtacgggcgtggtagtgtttgtcttatttgtgccgtgttgtgcgtgatttgcggctcgagctgcgtggttacttgggaagtattgtgctctgtaatctagattttggttttaaggtgaagctaaggctgggctgtgcctcggatttgttgggcgcaggtcgggagagctggtggcagtttgtgctggggggtttactcgattggttgttcactgatggtggccagtcgatcgacttatcggcgctgcctgtcatttggttcttggggtttgtgctctcgaggttcggggcgttgcttcgttgtatcttcgctttaatactaatattccttgtttgatttaactgactgttttttacaggcgtttaactcattctatttcatagattgccaaatttaagggtaatggttcaatagggtgttagctatcagagtgggttagaacgagttggcgcctacaatacaccaacactgacacacacactccaatacttacacgcacacatgcacctacaactagctgtaaaagaccagtgggcgggacaatggtgcctacccaacagttgtaggtggggtgtttggcttagctacatgacttggtccggcaagcccataaacatcaattggtagacgtattgcctagtgaaaagacaacgcagatgggcgaaagccaggggatgcgttgataatagcagaatagcagaatgatTTTGAGGCGACTTGATTGCAGACTGCGTTGAACGGAATGTCCCACAATCCAAACAGCTCGATCCACTCGGTGCCGAACAAGTTGAGATTGTCCACGTTTGTGACGTAACATCTTCCTTGCTTCACGACGTCGTTCAAAGTAACGGTACATTCGAATTCAGCTATGAGACCCATGTCGTCACCTGATGCGTTAACAACGTTGATGGATGCTAAACTTCCAACGGGGCTGCCTATTTGTTTGTACATGACcgatgagggaagttaaggatgccatccaccagctcaaaaacaacaaagcggctggtaaggacggtatcgcagcagaactcatcaagatgggcccggaaaagttggccacctgtctgcaccagttagaagtcaagatctgggaaaccaaacagctaccggaggagtggaaggaagggataatctgtcccatccacaagaaaggcgaccatttggaatgtgagaacttcagggcgatcactattttgaatgctgcctacaaagtgctatcccagatcaccttccgtcgtctgtcacctaaaacgaatgagttcgtgggaagttaccaagccggtttcatcgacggccggtcgacaacggaccagatcttcaccgtacggcaaatcctccagaaatgccgtgaataccaggtcccaacgcatcacctgttcatcgacttcaaagcggcatacgacagtatcgaccgcacagagctatggaaaattatggacgagaacagctttcccgggaagctgactagactgataagagcaacgatggacggtgtgcagaacagcgtaaggatttcgggtgaactatccagttcatttgaatctcgacggggactacgacaaggcgatggactttcctgcctactattcaacatcgccctggaaggtgttatgcgactagccgggctcaacagccggggtacgatcttcacgaaatccagccaatttgtctgttttgcggatgacatggatattattgccagaacatttggaacggtggcagaacagtacacccgcctgaaacgtggagcagtaaaggtcggactggtggtgaatgcggctaagacaaagtacatgctggtaggtgggactgagcgagacaggacaagccttggcagcaatgttacgatagacggggatactttcgaggtggtagaagaattcgtctacctcggttccttgctaacggcggacaataacgtgagccgtgaaatacgaaggcgcatcatcagtggaagtcgtgcctactatgggctccagaagaaactgcggtcaaaaaagattcacccccgcaccaaatgtaccagacgaccttcggcggtgtgcaggagaacggtgtgtggcagagaaggatgaaccacgagctcgctgcactttacggcgaacacagtatccagaaagtggccaaagctggaaggatacggtgggcagggcatgttgcaagaatgccggacaacaaccctgcaaagttggtgtttgctaaccatccggttggtacaagaaggcgtggagtgcagagagcacgatgggcggaccaggtggagcgtgatctggcgagtgttgggcgtgaccgaggatggagagctgcagctgcaaatcgagtattatggcggcaaattgttgattcagtattattatgaatttgatgtgaactaaataaatgaaatgaatgaccgATGAAATCACGGTGATGTCTGCTGCGTTGTCTAGTTGTAGTCGTACTGGATGGCCGTTGATCTCCAGGTTCACGAACTTACGTCTGGCTGATAGATGTCTGCGGTgaataccgcatttagttcactactggactgcgaactgcgactttataagtgcgaaaacgtaaataaaagtgcgcggttGCATCATATCAGGTTAATGTCTTCggtgcactatttcttcaatctatggagaacaagtgctctgaagacgccgagttgatttgatgcaatcgcgcacttttattagcgttttcgcactcgtgaaaactagtgcgatagtccagtggtgaactaaatgcgctatataatgCGTGCATAGTGGTCTCaccattggatctccaacgtggagctccatcgtcgatgttatcAACGGTCTACACAGGGGCAGAAACGAAATCTGCTAGCAAGCGTTATATTGgaacagtcttgtaaacattcgacatttttcactaccttcatttcgttgccgcagtcgagtgtcagcttgctttgtttcatttgtgcgctaccgttacctcttgcacacaacacgagcggtaaaaCGAAGTTCAATAAGCAAAAGAAAGCGTCAAATCATTgttgtctgacacgatgacattcgtCCAATTCTAGCTCTTCGCATATATttacagccaattccgattatgaatgttagtattagtttattcttgcatgttgcattgaatacgacacacatttggccaacacagctctcattatggaagaagacaggaataacaaaaaccaaaccgtctcccgaagacgctatcgtggtgaagtgcatttgtttgactttttgtttcgtacagtagtttgattgcttgtgtggcgaatgtcggagacaaaggaggccgaatatcgacgaaaacgtTCAAATGACTGttatctctaacaagactgtattggaacctagcaggacatcgcagcagaggcagaccgagaggctcatggcggcgcagcctccacttcacaaataaataaagaaaATTGACAGAAATCTGACCAGGCCACAGGTAACGGCGATGGCGGACAATCACCCAGGATGGAGCTGAAGGTAAAGTAAAAataagatggatttttttttcggattgaatgaaaaacattatCCGGATGTACCTTCAAGACCTTTGTGAGGTTTTTGTTAAAGCTGAAGCTTGGCGAACCCTGAACTATTGCAAAAGGTATTTAATGTCTGAAATTCACTAAGACGATTTTCTCCACCGGTTTACGTAGATTCAGTGAACAGTACTTACGGTCTGATGGCACATTCATATGGTCGTAAGTTATGGCCACACAATCCCTTCGATCCAGTCCAAATATGCTGCCACGCGAGTGTAAATCGCCGGAGTAGTTCCGCCGCAGTATTGTCCCATGGAAGTGATCCCGAACACAATGAACGAACAGTGATTGCCCTGTTCAGTGATCTGCAGAGGTCCACCCGAATCTCCCTTACAGGTATCGTAGCCGCCCCTGGTATCTCCAGCGCATAGCTGGCCGTCCTTCATGCCCTCCCGCAATTCTTTGATACCAGCGTAATTCTTATTACAGCGTTCTTTATCGTAGATCTGGAGGGAGACCTTCATCAGTTCGTTAGAAAAATCCGCCTCTGAAAGATGTTTCTATATTTAATagaactatttttcagacaaaaaaaaaactgccataCCATATGCCAGCTTTCCATATCCAGTTGCAATTGCCGTTTCGGAAGGAGCTGTTTCTTCGCCATACAGACAAGCAGGTCGTATGTAATCATTGAACGCAACATCCTTGGTTAACTTGAGAAGAGCGATGTCGTTATACATCCCATTTTTTCTTCTAAAGTTGCGGTGCATGATGTAATCTTTTATTTCGTAGTCCCGAGGACGCGCTTCATCGTCATCTCGTAATAGGTGAACATCACCCAGTCGAACAAACGATGGAAACGCCCTGCACTCTCAAATGATCTATGTTAGTCGAATATTTTACTACCACTAAATTTGAAAGATTCTTACCCTTCAATATGAACTAAGCAATGAGCAGCCGTCATGATGTATCGTTCACTGATCAACGTTCCGCCGCACCTGAAGAATGTGGTGTTATCTGATGGCCTGCGCCAGCCTAGGGCCGCCATGTGCGGGAACTCCTTGGGCTTTGCGTGTGTTCCGCCCACGATCAGACTCGCACTAATACTGTCACACGTTGGGACTTGGGAAATCGACACGACCGAAGCTAAGCTCAACCCGACTGCGGCTACATCGTGGTTGGCTAGCCTCTGGTATTcgctgcattctgcagtggaGATCGAAATTAAGGTCTGTCAGTTTGGATTAGGTGATGGATGTTATGCTGAACCTACTCTGGCTGGATTTCCGTTGGGAAGGTTCTGAAAAAGCTCTCAGACGGGATTGAGAATTTG includes:
- the LOC109412901 gene encoding serine protease snake-like, which translates into the protein MANPVEASWFTIRHWPRLSWMSSVGGILMILILQMQLSSAALRENEPCMLKDNTPGICRPYATCREKVTSNNIKFCEHNAKGAIICCPIRKATSRTTLRSSRSLWKTSRNFPTATTENEPCTLDGIPGTCRPYATCREEVGNNIQICAHTANGAVVCCPNSQSRLRAFSEPSQRKSSQKCSEYQRLANHDVAAVGLSLASVVSISQVPTCDSISASLIVGGTHAKPKEFPHMAALGWRRPSDNTTFFRCGGTLISERYIMTAAHCLVHIEGAFPSFVRLGDVHLLRDDDEARPRDYEIKDYIMHRNFRRKNGMYNDIALLKLTKDVAFNDYIRPACLYGEETAPSETAIATGYGKLAYEADFSNELMKVSLQIYDKERCNKNYAGIKELREGMKDGQLCAGDTRGGYDTCKGDSGGPLQITEQGNHCSFIVFGITSMGQYCGGTTPAIYTRVAAYLDWIEGIVWP